Proteins encoded within one genomic window of Saccharopolyspora pogona:
- a CDS encoding PucR family transcriptional regulator → MPDGTGLMVANRSRAWLLLAVTEDSAPRQIDSLTRTMISRFRQLSGRDTRFVLGVSDAVDELSQIVRAHRQAFVAARAALLVPSLGEVARWGRLGAYDILLRLPGDEMVRAARVPALEALEAADSQQVLVTTLTAFFDNACDIRRTASRLCIHRATLYHRLRRIEKITDHHFDNGDDRLTLHLGLKLRALAAAYESPVGSEPL, encoded by the coding sequence TTGCCCGACGGCACCGGACTGATGGTGGCGAACCGCTCCCGGGCCTGGTTGCTGCTCGCCGTCACGGAGGACTCGGCTCCGCGGCAGATCGACTCCCTCACGCGGACCATGATCTCCCGGTTCCGACAGCTGAGCGGGCGCGACACCCGATTCGTCCTCGGTGTCAGCGACGCCGTCGATGAACTTAGCCAGATCGTCCGTGCCCATCGGCAGGCCTTCGTCGCTGCGCGCGCGGCGCTGCTGGTGCCCTCCCTGGGGGAGGTGGCCAGATGGGGACGCCTGGGTGCCTACGACATCCTCCTGCGCCTCCCGGGCGACGAGATGGTGCGTGCCGCCCGGGTACCGGCGTTGGAGGCTCTCGAAGCCGCGGACAGCCAGCAGGTCCTCGTCACGACCCTCACCGCGTTCTTCGACAACGCCTGCGACATCCGGCGCACCGCGAGTCGGCTGTGCATCCATCGGGCGACGCTGTACCACCGGCTCAGACGCATCGAGAAGATCACCGACCACCATTTCGACAATGGTGACGACCGGCTGACCCTGCACCTGGGACTGAAGCTGCGGGCGCTCGCGGCCGCCTACGAGTCGCCGGTCGGCAGCGAGCCGCTCTGA
- a CDS encoding NAD(P)/FAD-dependent oxidoreductase: MKSEVVIIGAGVVGSSIALDLARGGYSVVVVDKAGGVGHGSTSASSAVVRFNFSTWAGVSAAWEAKSAWDRWGDHLGGDDPAGMARYVRTGLAVLDVDVVPRSTYIPLFDEAGIPYEEWDAATLAKRVPGIDNGRYWPPRRIDDERFWDEAQAQLGAVFTPDAGYVSDPQLAAQNLATAARRHGAEFLLRRAVTAIERQHDRPSAVRLDDGTRISCTIVVNAAGPWSAKINELAGVGSDFTVRTQPMRQEVAHVAAPGGYNAAGGAGICLADMDLGIYVRGETGDGMLVGGTEPECDPFGWLDSPDDAGPTPTMAVFQAQVTRAARRLPDLGVPNRARGVVGVYDVADDWTPIYDRTELPGYYVAIGTSGNQFKNAPVIGQFMRTIIDQVENGADHDTTPLRFTAPYTGATIDLGAFSRQRPVNSNSSGTVMG; this comes from the coding sequence ATGAAGTCGGAGGTCGTCATCATCGGAGCCGGCGTCGTCGGCTCCTCGATCGCTCTGGACCTGGCCCGCGGAGGGTACAGCGTCGTCGTCGTCGACAAGGCGGGCGGCGTGGGGCACGGATCCACCAGCGCGTCCAGCGCAGTGGTCCGCTTCAACTTTTCGACGTGGGCAGGGGTGTCCGCCGCATGGGAGGCGAAATCCGCGTGGGACAGGTGGGGTGATCACCTCGGAGGTGACGATCCCGCGGGGATGGCACGCTACGTCCGCACCGGCCTCGCGGTCCTCGATGTCGATGTCGTTCCGCGGAGCACCTACATTCCGCTCTTCGACGAAGCCGGGATCCCCTACGAGGAGTGGGATGCCGCCACCCTGGCGAAGCGGGTTCCCGGCATCGACAACGGTCGCTACTGGCCGCCCAGGAGGATCGACGACGAACGGTTCTGGGACGAGGCCCAGGCGCAACTCGGTGCAGTGTTTACGCCCGATGCCGGGTACGTGTCCGATCCACAGCTCGCCGCGCAGAACCTCGCTACCGCGGCTCGGCGCCACGGCGCTGAATTTCTCCTGCGCCGAGCCGTGACCGCCATCGAGCGTCAGCATGACCGGCCGTCGGCGGTTCGGCTCGACGACGGCACTCGGATCTCCTGCACCATCGTGGTCAACGCGGCGGGGCCCTGGTCCGCGAAGATCAACGAGCTCGCAGGGGTAGGGTCCGACTTCACAGTGAGAACCCAACCGATGCGTCAGGAGGTCGCACACGTTGCGGCACCTGGCGGCTACAACGCGGCCGGCGGTGCCGGTATCTGCCTCGCCGACATGGATCTCGGGATCTATGTCCGGGGGGAGACCGGTGACGGGATGCTCGTCGGGGGCACCGAACCGGAATGCGACCCATTCGGCTGGTTGGACTCGCCCGACGATGCTGGCCCCACGCCGACGATGGCGGTGTTCCAGGCCCAGGTGACCCGCGCCGCCCGGCGCCTCCCCGATCTCGGGGTGCCGAACCGGGCTCGGGGCGTCGTCGGGGTCTACGACGTCGCCGACGACTGGACCCCGATCTATGACCGGACCGAGCTTCCCGGCTACTACGTCGCGATCGGCACCAGCGGAAACCAGTTCAAAAACGCGCCTGTTATTGGACAGTTCATGAGAACGATCATCGACCAGGTCGAGAACGGCGCCGACCACGACACCACGCCTCTCCGATTCACCGCACCGTACACCGGCGCCACGATCGACCTCGGAGCATTTTCGCGGCAGCGCCCTGTCAACTCGAATAGCTCGGGAACCGTGATGGGCTAA
- a CDS encoding alpha/beta hydrolase: MSSMLHGCLTDTDYFELTALSGRRYGVWVTTPPGYADTADPLPLIYVLDGNFSVGLTAPLIVTQADPYLKVAPYIQISVGYAGEEAADWERIRNRDLVPPGESVSEIMVSTLAAARDTGAMSQEQMDAYLVELADTRADIFLDFLTNELHPHLQSRLRVSESGHGLFGYSYGGLFALYAWLRDAAPFSTFGAGSPGVIATDSQIFNLIDALPGRRTDSIASRLHLTLNEAELLGTISIYRRLAQNVLTVVDRLQDKGRSLDVSSALLRETHVTGLQASFLDYLKGCHSRQE, encoded by the coding sequence ATGAGCAGCATGCTGCACGGTTGCCTCACCGACACAGACTACTTCGAGCTCACGGCGTTGTCCGGACGCCGCTACGGCGTCTGGGTGACCACGCCCCCCGGATATGCGGACACTGCAGACCCCTTGCCTCTTATCTATGTGTTGGACGGCAACTTCTCCGTAGGTCTCACCGCGCCCCTCATTGTGACTCAGGCAGACCCGTATCTGAAGGTCGCCCCTTACATCCAGATCAGTGTCGGCTACGCGGGCGAAGAGGCTGCGGACTGGGAGAGGATTCGTAATCGCGACCTCGTGCCACCAGGAGAATCCGTCAGCGAGATTATGGTGTCCACACTTGCGGCAGCTCGCGACACGGGTGCGATGTCTCAGGAGCAGATGGACGCCTACCTCGTTGAGCTCGCAGACACCCGCGCGGACATCTTTCTCGATTTCCTGACCAACGAGCTTCACCCTCACCTGCAGTCGCGGCTACGTGTCAGCGAATCCGGACATGGGCTCTTCGGCTACTCCTACGGAGGACTCTTCGCTCTCTATGCATGGCTGCGCGATGCGGCTCCGTTCTCCACCTTTGGTGCAGGCAGTCCCGGCGTCATAGCAACGGATAGCCAGATATTCAATCTGATCGACGCCTTGCCAGGGCGCCGCACAGACTCGATCGCTTCGCGACTGCACCTCACGCTGAATGAAGCCGAACTGCTCGGAACTATCTCGATATATCGCAGATTGGCGCAAAATGTGCTTACTGTCGTCGACCGTCTACAGGACAAAGGGCGATCGCTAGATGTTTCTAGCGCACTGTTGCGCGAGACACACGTTACCGGATTGCAGGCATCATTTCTGGACTATCTGAAAGGGTGCCATTCGCGGCAGGAGTAG
- a CDS encoding DUF742 domain-containing protein, with protein MPGGAFDDDFESELLVRPFVVTRGRAATSPGLRVDSTVLATGRVLPSDIQADHARALELCQRPRSVAEVAAHMRLPVQIVKVLVSDLLTHAALTVRAAGPVDRAEAPDREFLEVVLHGLRAL; from the coding sequence ATGCCAGGCGGGGCATTCGACGACGACTTTGAATCCGAGCTGCTCGTGCGCCCGTTCGTGGTGACACGGGGCCGCGCGGCCACCTCCCCGGGGCTGCGGGTCGATTCCACCGTGCTGGCCACCGGCCGCGTCCTGCCCAGCGACATCCAGGCCGACCATGCCCGCGCGCTGGAGCTGTGCCAGCGTCCACGGTCGGTGGCCGAGGTCGCCGCGCACATGCGCCTGCCCGTGCAGATCGTGAAGGTCCTGGTCTCGGATCTGCTCACGCACGCCGCGTTGACCGTCCGCGCCGCCGGCCCCGTCGACCGTGCCGAGGCACCTGACCGTGAATTCCTGGAGGTGGTCCTGCATGGTCTGCGCGCCCTGTGA
- a CDS encoding Mut7-C RNAse domain-containing protein: MATEASVRVRIDPELWFFTAPRHRVARLDLPYDGTATVGHITESLGVPLTEVGRFLVDGSPATPSLQPHPGAAIDIRPVDRPQSSPPRFVLDVHLGKLARRLRLLGIDTAYRNDATDDELIQQAERERRVLLTQDRGILRRRVLRAGAYVRGADPARQMVDVIGRFAPPLEPWTRCTACNGVLRPVSKEDVQAEIEPGTRRHYDDYARCEDCAQVYWRGAHSRRIDAIIRSARAAHPGG, from the coding sequence GTGGCAACGGAAGCGAGCGTGCGGGTGCGCATCGATCCCGAGCTGTGGTTCTTCACCGCTCCACGGCATCGGGTGGCGCGCCTCGACCTGCCCTACGACGGCACCGCGACGGTCGGGCACATCACCGAGTCGCTGGGCGTTCCACTGACCGAGGTGGGCCGCTTCCTGGTCGACGGCTCGCCTGCAACACCCTCTCTGCAACCGCATCCCGGTGCGGCGATCGACATCCGGCCCGTCGACCGGCCGCAGTCGTCGCCACCGCGGTTCGTGCTGGACGTGCACCTCGGGAAGTTGGCCCGGCGGCTGCGGCTGCTGGGCATCGACACCGCCTATCGCAACGATGCCACCGACGACGAGCTGATCCAGCAGGCCGAACGGGAGCGGCGGGTGCTGCTGACCCAGGACCGCGGCATCCTGCGCCGCCGGGTACTGCGGGCGGGGGCCTACGTGCGGGGTGCAGACCCAGCGCGGCAGATGGTCGACGTCATCGGCCGGTTCGCGCCTCCCCTCGAGCCGTGGACCCGCTGCACGGCCTGCAACGGCGTCCTGCGCCCGGTGTCCAAAGAGGACGTCCAAGCGGAAATCGAGCCGGGAACTCGCCGCCACTACGACGACTACGCGCGCTGCGAGGACTGCGCGCAGGTGTACTGGCGAGGCGCGCACTCCCGGCGGATCGACGCGATCATCCGGTCCGCCCGCGCCGCGCACCCCGGCGGTTGA
- a CDS encoding zinc ribbon domain-containing protein — MLLVSDQARVVLDLPPVGLRPGDPAELLAIRAADLDEAVAATQSSWPFAQLGDYIAYKAQRVGVPVIEVDAHYTSQHCPLCGHTERANRPNRDFFSCRRCGLAGPADVVAGVNVRGRARSAWVFVNMPDPTG, encoded by the coding sequence GTGCTGCTGGTTTCGGACCAGGCCAGGGTGGTTCTGGACCTGCCGCCGGTGGGCCTGCGACCCGGTGACCCGGCCGAACTCCTCGCGATCCGGGCGGCGGACCTGGACGAAGCGGTGGCCGCCACGCAATCGTCCTGGCCGTTCGCCCAGCTCGGGGACTACATCGCCTACAAAGCCCAGCGTGTAGGCGTTCCCGTGATCGAGGTGGACGCGCACTACACCTCGCAGCACTGCCCGCTGTGCGGTCACACCGAGCGGGCCAACAGGCCCAATCGGGACTTTTTCTCTTGTCGTCGGTGTGGTCTCGCTGGACCCGCTGACGTCGTCGCCGGGGTCAACGTGCGCGGCCGCGCACGCTCGGCGTGGGTATTTGTAAACATGCCCGATCCCACCGGCTAG
- a CDS encoding cation:proton antiporter, which yields MHTSIALLLELGIVLIALGAIGAVTRRFGVSPIPLYLLVGLAVGEGGIAPLPAARDFVELGASIGVVLLLLTLGLEFSIEEFTVTLRQHVPSGLLDMVVNAAPGALAGWLLGLDVTGIVALAGITWVSSSTIVSRLLDDLHRLGNRETPAVLSILLLEDFAMAVYLPILAVLATGGTALHGLASVAVAVGVLLLALGASRRWGHRVGHLVEDRDTEQLLLRIVGLALVVAAIAELAGTSAAVGAFLVGLALTGPLADRVRSVVAPLRDLFAAAFFLAIGISVAPPSLLPVLPVAIALAAVTALTKIGTGWYAAARAGAGRRGRLRAGSVLIVRGEFSIIIVSLVTVHDALLGPLTTGYVLVLAVAGPLITWWFSPPVRQSP from the coding sequence GTGCACACCTCGATCGCCCTCCTGCTGGAACTGGGGATCGTCCTGATCGCGCTCGGTGCGATCGGCGCGGTGACCCGGCGCTTCGGGGTGTCGCCGATCCCGCTGTACCTGCTGGTGGGGCTGGCGGTGGGCGAGGGCGGCATCGCGCCGCTGCCGGCGGCCCGCGACTTCGTGGAGCTCGGCGCGTCGATCGGGGTGGTGCTCCTGCTGCTGACCCTCGGCCTGGAGTTCTCCATCGAGGAGTTCACCGTGACGCTGCGCCAGCACGTCCCGTCCGGGCTGCTGGACATGGTGGTCAACGCCGCGCCGGGCGCGCTGGCGGGCTGGCTGCTCGGGCTGGACGTGACCGGCATCGTGGCGCTGGCCGGGATCACCTGGGTGTCGTCATCGACGATCGTGTCCCGGCTGCTGGACGACCTGCACCGGCTGGGCAACCGGGAAACCCCGGCGGTGCTGTCGATCCTGCTGCTGGAGGACTTCGCGATGGCGGTGTACCTGCCGATCCTGGCGGTGCTGGCCACCGGGGGCACGGCGCTGCACGGCCTGGCGAGCGTCGCGGTCGCGGTGGGTGTCCTGCTGCTGGCGCTGGGCGCGTCGCGGCGCTGGGGGCACCGCGTCGGGCACCTGGTCGAGGACCGCGACACCGAGCAGCTGCTGCTGCGGATCGTCGGGTTGGCGCTGGTGGTGGCCGCGATCGCGGAGCTGGCCGGCACTTCGGCGGCGGTCGGGGCGTTTCTGGTTGGGCTGGCGCTGACCGGCCCGTTGGCCGACCGGGTGCGCTCGGTGGTCGCGCCGCTGCGCGACCTGTTCGCGGCGGCGTTCTTCCTGGCGATCGGCATCTCCGTGGCCCCGCCCTCGCTGCTGCCGGTGCTGCCGGTGGCGATCGCGCTGGCCGCCGTGACGGCACTCACCAAGATCGGCACCGGCTGGTACGCGGCGGCCCGTGCCGGGGCGGGGCGGCGGGGCCGGTTGCGCGCGGGCAGCGTGCTGATCGTCCGCGGCGAGTTCTCGATCATCATCGTCAGCCTGGTGACCGTCCACGACGCCCTCCTCGGCCCCCTGACCACCGGCTACGTCCTGGTCCTGGCGGTGGCTGGCCCGCTGATCACCTGGTGGTTCAGCCCACCGGTCCGCCAATCCCCGTGA
- a CDS encoding cation:proton antiporter regulatory subunit: MDVTEVLLPGVGLRYEFTTTDGQRIGVVARRRGDFDFVAYPGDDPDDVRMLFRLSAEEADAVTEILGAPRIAERFADLTREVPGLNAGQVEVTAGSAFDGRTLGETRARTRTGASIVAIVRGEDVIASPAPSQGLLAGDILVVIGTQQGITGVERILAG; encoded by the coding sequence ATGGACGTCACCGAAGTTCTGCTGCCCGGGGTCGGGCTGCGGTACGAGTTCACCACCACCGATGGCCAGCGCATCGGCGTGGTGGCTCGGCGGCGCGGCGACTTCGACTTCGTCGCCTACCCCGGCGATGATCCCGACGATGTCCGGATGCTGTTCCGGCTCAGCGCGGAAGAGGCCGACGCGGTCACCGAGATCCTGGGCGCCCCGCGGATCGCCGAGCGCTTCGCCGATCTGACCCGCGAGGTGCCGGGCCTAAACGCCGGTCAGGTGGAGGTGACCGCGGGCTCGGCGTTCGACGGCCGCACCCTCGGCGAAACACGCGCGCGCACCCGCACCGGCGCGTCGATCGTGGCGATCGTGCGCGGTGAGGACGTCATCGCCTCCCCCGCACCGAGCCAGGGGTTGCTGGCGGGGGACATCCTCGTGGTGATCGGCACGCAGCAGGGCATCACCGGGGTGGAACGCATCCTGGCGGGATGA
- the efeB gene encoding iron uptake transporter deferrochelatase/peroxidase subunit encodes MTGVSRRRLFGLAGAGVAVAGVGTGAGYVVGSHGDEAPTVPFHGPHQAGITTPAQDRMHFVAFDVTTTDRAELVALLAEWTRAAERMTAGLEAVEHGAVAGHAEAPPGDTGEALDLSASALTLTIGFGPSLFDGRFGLADRRPPALVDLPHFPADALDPARSGGDLCVQACANDPQVAVHAVRNLARIGFGKVAVRWSQLGFGRTSTTSRSQSTPRNLFGFKDGTNNLKAEDTEELDRHVWAQPGDGPQWMSGGTFLVARRIRMHIETWDRTSLGEQETIVGRTKGSGAPHGGAEEFDRVDLQARGADGELRIAEDSHIRLAAPETHGGARMLRRGYNFTDGSDGLGRLDAGLFFVCFNRDPRTQFIPVQRLLSKKDSMMEYLQHNGSAIFACPPGTQPGGHWGDSLFES; translated from the coding sequence ATGACCGGGGTCTCCCGCCGCCGACTGTTCGGGCTGGCCGGAGCCGGTGTCGCGGTGGCCGGTGTGGGCACCGGGGCGGGATACGTCGTGGGCAGTCACGGCGACGAGGCACCGACGGTGCCGTTCCACGGCCCGCACCAGGCGGGCATCACCACCCCGGCCCAGGACCGCATGCACTTCGTCGCCTTCGACGTGACCACGACCGACCGCGCGGAGCTGGTCGCGCTGCTGGCGGAATGGACCCGGGCCGCGGAGCGGATGACCGCCGGGCTGGAGGCGGTCGAGCACGGCGCGGTCGCCGGGCACGCCGAGGCACCGCCCGGCGACACCGGCGAGGCACTCGACCTGTCCGCGTCCGCGCTGACGCTGACCATCGGTTTCGGCCCGTCGCTGTTCGACGGGCGGTTCGGCCTCGCCGACCGGCGTCCGCCGGCGCTGGTCGACCTGCCGCACTTCCCCGCCGACGCCCTCGACCCGGCGCGCAGCGGCGGAGACCTGTGCGTGCAGGCCTGCGCCAACGATCCGCAGGTGGCGGTGCACGCGGTGCGCAACCTGGCGCGCATCGGATTCGGCAAGGTCGCGGTGCGCTGGTCGCAGCTCGGGTTCGGCCGGACCTCCACGACCTCACGATCGCAGAGCACACCGCGCAACCTCTTCGGCTTCAAGGACGGCACGAACAACCTCAAGGCCGAGGACACCGAGGAGCTGGACCGGCACGTGTGGGCCCAGCCCGGCGACGGCCCGCAGTGGATGTCCGGCGGCACCTTCCTGGTGGCGCGGCGGATCCGGATGCACATCGAAACCTGGGACCGGACGTCGCTGGGCGAACAGGAAACCATCGTCGGCCGGACCAAGGGCAGTGGCGCCCCGCACGGCGGAGCCGAGGAATTCGACCGGGTCGACCTGCAGGCCCGCGGCGCGGACGGCGAGTTGCGGATCGCGGAGGACTCGCACATCCGGCTGGCGGCGCCCGAAACGCACGGCGGGGCGCGGATGTTGCGCCGCGGCTACAACTTCACCGACGGCTCCGACGGCCTCGGACGGCTGGACGCCGGGCTGTTCTTCGTGTGCTTCAACCGAGACCCGCGCACCCAGTTCATCCCGGTACAGCGCCTGCTGTCCAAAAAGGACTCGATGATGGAGTACCTGCAGCACAACGGTTCGGCGATCTTCGCCTGCCCACCGGGAACCCAACCCGGAGGCCACTGGGGCGACTCCCTGTTCGAATCCTGA
- the efeO gene encoding iron uptake system protein EfeO, giving the protein MTTNARTLLPALGAILLAAGCAGQPAGDAPGAITVDASDDACTLSATSAPAGTIRFDITNKGSQVTEFYLYGEGDRIISEVENIGPGLNRQLVAEVPQGGKYTTACKPGMRGDGIRGDFTVTGTAAAQGGAAAQAVTDYKRYVDEQADELKARTTQFIAAVKAGDVAQAKQLYAQARIPWERIEPVAESFGDLDPRMDGREADLEPGQQFTGFHRLEKDLWVTGPQPDTPAIADQLLADVDQLVAQTRTVELTPSGAANGAKELLDEVATGKVTGEEEIFSHTDLWDFKANVDGARQVVTALRPVLTEKDPKLVATLDEKFAAVDALLARYQVGDGYRLYTELTQEQVKELAAAVDALSEPLSKTAGVVAR; this is encoded by the coding sequence GTGACCACCAACGCCCGCACCCTGCTGCCCGCGCTCGGCGCGATCCTGCTCGCCGCCGGATGCGCCGGGCAACCCGCCGGCGACGCCCCCGGCGCCATCACCGTGGACGCCTCGGACGACGCCTGCACGCTGTCGGCGACCTCCGCCCCGGCCGGCACGATCCGCTTCGACATCACCAACAAGGGCAGCCAGGTAACCGAGTTCTACCTCTACGGCGAGGGCGACCGGATCATCAGCGAGGTCGAGAACATCGGCCCCGGCCTCAACCGCCAACTGGTCGCCGAGGTGCCGCAGGGCGGCAAGTACACGACCGCGTGCAAGCCCGGCATGCGCGGCGACGGCATCCGCGGCGACTTCACCGTGACCGGCACGGCCGCCGCGCAGGGCGGCGCCGCGGCGCAGGCCGTCACCGACTACAAGCGCTACGTGGACGAGCAGGCCGATGAGCTCAAGGCCAGGACCACCCAGTTCATCGCGGCGGTCAAGGCCGGCGATGTGGCGCAGGCCAAGCAGCTGTACGCCCAGGCCCGGATTCCGTGGGAGCGCATCGAGCCGGTCGCGGAGAGCTTCGGCGACCTGGACCCGCGGATGGACGGCCGGGAGGCCGACCTGGAGCCGGGCCAGCAGTTCACCGGTTTCCACCGGCTGGAGAAGGACCTCTGGGTCACCGGTCCGCAGCCGGACACCCCGGCGATCGCCGACCAGCTCCTCGCCGACGTCGACCAGCTCGTGGCGCAGACCCGGACCGTCGAGCTGACCCCGTCGGGAGCCGCCAACGGCGCGAAGGAGCTGCTCGACGAGGTCGCCACCGGCAAGGTCACCGGCGAGGAAGAGATTTTCTCGCACACCGACCTATGGGACTTCAAGGCCAATGTGGACGGCGCGAGGCAGGTGGTCACCGCGCTGCGCCCGGTCCTGACCGAGAAGGACCCGAAACTGGTGGCCACCCTGGACGAGAAGTTCGCCGCGGTGGACGCGCTGCTGGCGCGCTACCAGGTCGGCGACGGGTACCGGCTCTACACCGAGCTGACCCAGGAGCAGGTCAAGGAACTGGCGGCGGCCGTGGACGCGCTGAGCGAGCCGCTGAGCAAGACCGCCGGCGTGGTGGCTCGATGA